From Manduca sexta isolate Smith_Timp_Sample1 chromosome 21, JHU_Msex_v1.0, whole genome shotgun sequence, the proteins below share one genomic window:
- the LOC115445031 gene encoding uncharacterized protein LOC115445031 isoform X1 has product MDEIEENSIIDENEEDKQKLDVFKFRRHVDRNKMFVEPPKTIRYSEGTTPNVYLEIDEQKRPKTYAILQETRTEFTSSKLRSILLIYSNPGWEVFSLTALFIAYILDSCLYTFCKFNERPFWGIILVICFNFMFAIDVVVVVGLKFSKKWRKTLNLVEPGTSRVVLDVCLAIPFSFSYLVDLTHWSLDFHAISPLVATVRIYRILEYFYNRSSQAGSNQWTTFLSQYLVLFVLSVHTWSCVWFLFANKSFDLHKIRSSWSYEAIYLPTEETLDWYYVCTYWSVMFLTTNALGDLYPVTTKERITAILAILLGFLLTTLVFVGSLTSQFITITTRRSKYVRRLKKIKNHLRLIKMDSDTTKRIISYYEDLWYQKSGVFKPKLLKLLPLPLQMEICYDLNAVPLYSSLIFRKLPEAFLRRLSLDMTHQFYLPGDVVYNHNQNKTIMVCITNGVLELLSDEDDESPMISFAKGTCFGEIALVYNIPARCTVKAATYVECQVLEKTKFIKLMITYPDLVDKIRQEVQQRIARSRRRKQTQGDHVPLTLNIYASKNRKKSRIKCLKDKLRYLQGKTEIDTVTKEDQLDENCLDLYILSEHIKKKTSAFTCMNASFPWILEDGCPLVKYWEYYMLLLVVYISIFYPYYIGIKRRFPDGISFYGQVIITISLMLNLLITCVTAVKTKKKYIRSLKNILSYRMNTLGLYLDVLAIIPFEYIVTIHTTVKYHDNYRDHLFYLCKGIKLCLVWRLSSLFENLEKMLLLNTLLVKIVKYCIYISLLCYWCGIVVYMESCFVNRCSENSWFSRALIWEDHVDGVTYSKTRYPIVTAVYFATTILLSVGYGDFSPGDKYDMAFVAFLSLYGVLLIGYCVSEFSAVVTHWSRTKTAFLEVIITIDKFMKENNMHPAIKSRIMAFYELQWQYNSGVELTDENWLEKSVIPSELRKKVLHQARFKALTSITFFQVKNKAYIQTLTETARDIILPPGEIVYYGGTVTRELYIIESGYCLVTSHEMREKKMERIIGPGNHLGLLVLLYGVPATSTVITLTHCKLISVSHSAYTSALSLFPDMKKHDGLMTPEELQMIEMQAKSQNVDAYLRHYNQLKAKKPRVRITNVLQDFFNDSFIDVADEYKKNKESYTKSYNQFTILNNISPYLLMPITIKPDGIFLKTWAMVRVCIAYVLCLLIPVIVAFAPPCRIFNVALIILESFCYIDIYVRLHVAYYGSKNQLIYHPYMTARHYLTGPFITDFLTSFPWYAIWKLFVPKHNEYHTQQDHLLNPHMLHCILRMANVTQIFKLWTAFWTESIGALKRAYLMSVVQFLLLTLFFLNLYTSILIMLSCRYVIASDYDDFKRQISQLSLEGPYMTTKYHQDGNMICQRASWIDSAYILRDVYLSPEKVYLMAYYWAATSFSGAGFGDITAQNTTHMILSICINIHGVLFFGYVYARIASLKATADQVVTKFQENLKHLDLFLNRESVPFVLKRAVIDYWKYQWKRTGGWSHQRILGKLHANLNEDAVLYMYEKTLREIPLFENVETSFFRAFAKKLKEQYFQKSYMVMRSNEVISTMYIIYRGKVDIVSDINEVEACMGPGGIFGNIKGGSKYLTMSNVIASRNIDVLCIQGHDFYALLKSYPSVLVKVKHSVDSAVKDYVLPTMTSERNSAEIEAYPLSYEPGDEDDNDVDMSIYLESPEKSITESHGSRSITSSGNADYEPASLLILKPHRWFRGSIIPDSKLMTFMEYLILCLSYIDFMLLVYQMAFQSIPYFFHICVTFDVIFLYKTFLDMHSGYMNRYGDYVLNPKKVRAMYFSKIFLRRRDFIANFPLSYLVFALSLRPQMQLALFCYTRTPQLFRISYLFTYRTHKKTNIGSGNLLFKLTSIAIWASILSHVNACLFYKLSCLTPVHCTSANWMAKAELNLRAKYSEESYFTIYIAALWYMINLLTITGSGDVTSQNNFEVIETIIVIIVIKFCTGLLISEMSAMISAHSSSRIAYDEGINELRDGLNDMDLSSHQMSKMWDYVRELWNRQQGRQMPKLVYKLPFRLRCQIMQAVYGSHIRESAIFGKTDDDFKRMLSMWMKHCVFFPGNYIVQNGDSNQCIYFIHRGQVEVLTVHPNLTESIYDVLGPEDSFGVAQGLFVGVVHHFSFRARTVVDIVYLKLDDWKYLLDYYPAAAKIVQRKVENVYLAI; this is encoded by the exons ATGG ATGAAATTGAAGAAAATAGTATTATAGATGAAAATGAGGAAGATAAACAGAAATTGGATGTTTTCAAATTTAGACGACACGTAGAcagaaacaaaatgtttgtggAGCCACCTAAAACAATTCGATACTCCGAAGGCACCACGCCGAACGTTTATTTGGAAATAGATGAACAAAAGCGGCCAAAAACTTACGCTATACTGCAGGAAACACGAACTGAATTCACAAGTAGCAAATTAAGATCCATTTTGCTAATATACTCTAATCCTGGATGGGAAGTCTTCTCGTTAACTGCATTATTTATTGCGTACATTTTGGACAGCTGTCTTTATACATTTTGCAAATTTAACGAAAGACCATTTTGGGGCATTATACTTgtaatatgtttcaactttatGTTTGCTATCGATGTCGTCGTCGTAGTGGGCTTAAAATTCTCTAAGAAATGGAGAAAGACACTAAATCTTGTCGAACCTGGTACGAGCCGAGTGGTGTTAGATGTTTGTTTGGCTATACCGTTCTCGTTTTCCTACTTGGTGGACCTAACACACTGGTCTTTAGATTTCCACGCTATATCTCCACTTGTAGCTACTGTACGAATTTACAGAATTTTGGAATACTTTTACAATCGATCTTCGCAAGCTGGCAGTAATCAATGGACAACATTTTTATCGCAATATCTCGTTCTTTTCGTGCTTTCAGTGCATACATGGTCATGTGTGTGGTTCCTTTTCGCAAATAAGAGTTTTGACTTACATAAAATACGATCTTCTTGGTCATACGAAGCCATTTACCTTCCAACAGAGGAGACTTTAGACTGGTATTACGTCTGTACATATTGGTCTGTAATGTTTTTAACAACGAATGCACTGGGCGACTTGTACCCTGTTACTACTAAGGAGCGAATTACAGCCATTTTAGCAATTTTGTTAGGGTTTCTCCTAACTACGTTAGTTTTTGTGGGCTCTTTGACTTCACAATTTATAACGATAACAACCAGGCGTTCTAAATATGTTAGACGACTGAAGAAGATTAAAAATCACCTTagattgataaaaatggattcTGACACAACTAAACGTATTAtaag TTACTACGAAGATCTCTGGTATCAAAAATCTGGAGTTTTCAAACCAAAACTCTTAAAGCTACTACCACTTCCATTACAAATGGAAATATGTTACGATCTAAATGCTGTTCCGCTCTACAGCTCCTTAATATTTAGAAAGCTACCGGAGGCATTCCTTAGAAGACTATCATTAGACATGACTCATCAGTTTTATTTACCGGGAGATGTTGTTTATAATCACAACCAGAACAAGACtattatg GTCTGCATTACAAATGGTGTACTTGAGCTATTGTCGGATGAAGATGACGAAAGTCCAATGATATCTTTTGCTAAAGGCACCTGCTTTGGAGAAATTGCTTTAGTATACAATATTCCCG CAAGGTGTACGGTTAAAGCTGCCACATACGTCGAATGCCAAGTTctagaaaaaacaaaatttataaaactcatGATTACATATCCTGATTTAGTCGATAAAATAAGACAGGAAGTCCAGCAGAGGATCGCGAGAAGTCGACGGAGGAAACAAACTCAAGGCGATCACGTCCCTttgactttaaatatttatgcgtctaaaaatagaaaaaagagtagaattaaatgtttaaaggACAAACTGAGATACTTACAAG GTAAAACAGAGATCGACACGGTTACTAAAGAAGATCAATTGGACGAAAATTGCTTAGATTTGTACATCTTGTCGGaacacattaaaaagaaaacttctGCTTTTACATGCATGAACGCATCCTTCCCATGGATTCTAGAAGATGGGTGTCCTCTGGTCAAATACTGGGAATATTACATGCTCTTACTAGTCGTGTATATCAGCATATTTTACCCTTACTACATTGGCATTAAACGACGCTTTCCAGACGGAATTAGCTTTTATGGCCAAGTCATTATAACCATATCGTTGATGTTGAACCTCCTTATAACATGTGTTACTGCAGttaaaacgaaaaagaaatACATCAGAAGCTTGAAAAACATACTGAGCTACAGAATGAACACTCTTGGCTTGTATCTTGACGTATTGGCAATAATACCGTTTGAATACATTGTAACAATACACACGACTGTTAAATATCACGACAATTATAGAGACCATTTGTTTTATCTTTGTAAAGGAATCAAGCTGTGCCTAGTATGGAGACTTTCgagtttatttgaaaatttagaGAAAATGTTGTTACTTAACACCCTTTTGGTCAAA ATAGTAAAATACTGCATTTACATATCCCTCTTGTGTTACTGGTGCGGCATTGTGGTCTACATGGAGTCGTGTTTTGTGAATAGATGTTCGGAAAATTCATGGTTCAGTAGAGCGTTAATATGGGAGGACCACGTTGACGGCGTTACGTATAGCAA GACCAGATATCCAATCGTGACGGCCGTCTACTTCGCAACAACCATTTTATTATCCGTCGGATACGGTGATTTCTCACCTGGAGACAAATACGATATGGCTTTCGTGGCCTTTCTAAGCCTATACGGTGTTTTGTTAATCGGCTATTGTGTGTCGGAATTTTCTGCTGTCGTAACACATTGGTCGAG AACAAAAACAGCATTTCTAGAAGTTATCATTACAATAGACAAATTCATGAAAGAGAATAATATGCATCCAGCGATCAAGTCGAGGATAATGGCGTTTTACGAACTACAATGGCAATATAACTCg GGTGTGGAACTCACAGATGAAAATTGGTTGGAAAAATCTGTTATTCCTTCAGAGCTGCGCAAAAAAGTGTTGCACCAAGCGAGATTTAAGGCGTTAACCTCTATAACATTCTTTCAAGTGAAAAATAAAGCGTACATTCAAACGTTAACAGAAA CGGCGCGTGACATCATTCTGCCGCCAGGCGAAATAGTTTATTACGGAGGTACGGTTACAAGAGAGCTATATATTATCGAGAGTGGCTACTGTTTGGTAACATCGCACGAAATGAGAGAAAAGAAAATGGAGCGGATCATTGGCCCGGGGAATCATTTGGGACTCCTGGTTTTGCTTTACGGTGTACCGGCTACAAGCACTGTGATTACATTAACTCATTGCAAG TTAATAAGTGTGAGCCATTCAGCCTACACATCGGCTTTGAGTTTATTTCCGGATATGAAAAAACACGATGGCCTCATGACTCCTGAAGAACTACAAATGATTGAAATGCAGGCTAAATCGCAAAATGTCGACGCTTACCTGAGGCATTATAACCAATTGAAAGCAAAAAAGCCGAGGGTCAGAATAACGAATGTCTTACAAGACTTTTTTAATG attccTTCATCGACGTTGCCGATGAATACAAGAAGAATAAGGAGAGTTACACCAAATCTTACAATCAGTTCACCATCCTCAACAACATCTCCCCATATTTATTGATGCCTATTACTATAAAACCCGATGGCATATTTCTTAAAACTTGGGCGATGGTCCGCGTTTGCATTGCTTATGTTTTATGTCTACTTATTCCC GTCATTGTAGCTTTCGCACCACCTTGCCGAATATTCAACGtggcattaataatattagaatcaTTTTGTTACATTGATATATATGTTAGGCTACATGTAGCTTACTACGGGTCGAAGAATCAACTGATATATCATCCTTATATGACAGCGCGTCATTACCTCACA GGTCCATTCATTACGGATTTTTTAACAAGCTTCCCCTGGTACGCAATTTGGAAGTTGTTTGTACCCAAACACAACGAATACCATACACAACAAGACCATCTTCTAAATCCCCACATGTTACACTGCATATTAAGAATGGCAAACGTAACGCAGATCTTTAAACTGTGGACTGCTTTTTGGACGGAATCTATTGGAGCATTGAAAAGA gcATATCTGATGAGTGTGGTGCAATTTCTTCTGCTTACTTTGTTTTTCCTTAATCTATACACGTCAATATTAATAATGCTATCCTGTAGATACGTGATAGCCTCTGATTATGATGATTTTAAGCGCCAGATTTCGCAGTTATCATTGGAAGGTCCGTATATGACTACTAAATATCACCAAGACGGAAACATGATCTGTCAACGAG caTCTTGGATTGATTCAGCATACATACTGAGAGACGTATATCTGTCCCCGGAGAAAGTATATTTAATGGCATACTATTGGGCCGCAACGAGCTTCAGTGGGGCTGGGTTCGGTGATATTACTGCCCAAAACACCACTCACATGATACTGtctatttgtataaatatacatgGAGTCTTGTTCTTTGG ATATGTTTATGCGAGGATAGCGTCACTCAAAGCCACGGCCGATCAAGTGGTGACTAAGTTtcaagaaaatttaaaacatctaGACCTGTTCTTGAACAGAGAAAGCGTGCCTTTTGTATTAAAACGAGCTGTGATTGATTATTGGAAATACCAATGGAAAAGAACTGGCGGATGGTCT CACCAAAGAATATTGGGTAAACTGCACGCTAATTTAAACGAAGACGCTGTCTTGTACATGTATGAGAAAACATTGCGTGAAATTCCACTTTTTGAAAATGTCGAAACCTCATTCTTCAGGGCTTTCGCAAAAAAACTCAAAGAACAGTACTTTCAGAAAAGTTACATGGTAATGAGATCTAACGAAGTTATAAGTACCATGTACATAATTTATCGTGGAAAA GTGGACATAGTATCGGACATAAACGAAGTTGAAGCATGCATGGGACCGGGCGGTATATTTGGCAACATAAAAGGAGGTTCCAAATACCTGACAATGTCGAATGTGATAGCTTCTAGGAACATTGACGTGTTGTGCATACAGGGACACGATTTCTACGCTCTTTTGAAG AGTTACCCGTCGGTTTTAGTGAAGGTTAAACATTCAGTAGATTCTGCAGTTAAAGATTACGTACTGCCAACAATGACATCTGAACGGAACAGTGCTGAA ATTGAGGCTTATCCTCTGAGCTACGAGCCAGGAGATGAAGACGACAATGACGTCGACATGAGTATATATTTAGAG AGTCCAGAAAAAAGCATCACAGAGTCACATGGCTCGAGATCAATAACGTCATCAGGCAATGCAGATTACGAACCAGCTTCGCTCCTAATTCTAAAACCGCACAG ATGGTTCCGCGGCAGCATTATACCCGACAGcaaattaatgacatttatgG AATATCTCATCCTGTGTCTATCGTACATAGACTTCATGTTGCTTGTGTATCAGATGGCATTCCAATCAATTCCTTACTTTTTCCACATCTGTGTTACATTTGACGTAATATTTCTCTATAAGACGTTTCTAGACATGCATAGTGGCTATATGAATCGTTACGGCGATTACGTTTTGAACCCAAAGAAAGTTCGAGCAAT GtatttctcaaaaatatttctacggAGACGTGATTTTATAGCGAATTTCCCATTGAGCTATCTGGTTTTTGCTTTGTCCCTCCGACCACAAATGCAACTtgctttattttgttatacaagAACGCCACAGCTCTTTAGAATATCCTACCTGTTCACTTATCGAACACACAAAAAGACGAATATTGGATCTGGGAATCTGTTATTTAAATTGAC TTCCATTGCAATATGGGCATCAATATTGTCACACGTAAACGCATGCCTATTTTACAAACTATCTTGTTTAACGCCCGTACATTGCACTTCAGCCAACTGGATGGCAAAAGCAGAATTAAATCTACGCGCGAAATATTCTGAG GAAAGCTACTTTACTATTTACATAGCTGCTTTGTGGTATATGATCAATCTTTTAACAATTACCGGCTCTGGTGATGTCACgtctcaaaataattttgaagtcaTAGAAACAATCATCGTCATCATTGTCATTAAGTTCTGTACAG GTCTACTTATATCAGAAATGTCAGCGATGATATCGGCACATTCGTCATCGCGTATAGCTTACGATGAAGGCATCAACGAGTTAAGAGATGGACTAAACGATATGGATCTAAGTTCTCATCAGATGAGCAAAATGTGGGACTACGTTAGAGAATTGTGGAACCGACAGCAGGGTAGACAG ATGCCCAAATTAGTCTACAAATTACCATTTCGTCTTCGATGTCAAATTATGCAAGCTGTATACGGGTCTCATATCCGAGAATCGGCAATATTCGGAAAAACTGATGATGACTTCAAAAGGATGCTATCTATGTGGATGAAACACTGCGTATTCTTTCCGGGAAACTACATTGTACAAAATGGCGACTCTAATCAATGTATTTACTTCATACATAGAGGACAG gTTGAAGTTCTGACAGTCCATCCAAATCTTACTGAATCTATTTACGATGTTTTGGGACCCGAAGACAGTTTTGGCGTAGCGCAG GGTCTTTTCGTTGGAGTTGTACATCACTTCTCATTCAGAGCTCGAACAGTCGTCGACATAGTGTATCTAAAACTAGACGATTGGAAATATCTTCTCGATTACTATCCAGCGGCGGCGAAAATCGTTCAAAGAAAAGTGGAAAACGTTTATTTAGCTAtctaa